The DNA region GACCCCTCACCCCCTGCTGAAAACCTGCCAATCAACTCGCGCCTGTGGGGCGCCTCCAGCCTTAGCTCCAGCCAGGATATTCCGCAGAAGATCGATGACCTCTGGCACGCAGCCGTGAACAGTCATGGGCAGTTTATCTCGGCCAAAAACCCCCAGGAGGTGGTGGATGGAGTCAACAAGGCGCTCTCCGAGATCGTCGACCGGACCGGCTCTGCCGCCGCGGTAGCAGCCAGTACCGGCTCGCTGAACACCGATACCCATGTCTACCAGGCCAAGTTTGACTCACGGCGCTGGAGCGGCTCGTTGCAGTCACTGCCCTTCTCCGATGGCAGCAATATCGATACCGTCGGGCACCTCTGCTACGGACGGGATCCTTTGACCAACCAGCCGCTCTATCCCCGCGGAACCCTTTGCCCCACCGAGTGGGACTCGGCGACGGTGATGCTGGGGCAGAACTTCTCCAGTGGTCGCGCGATCATTACCAACGTGGCCGGTGCGGGCCGTGCCTACCGCTGGCCTAACCTCAACAGCACCCAGCAGGGGTTGCTGCAGACCGATATGCCCAGCGGCCTGACCACCGCGCAGCAGACCGCCTACGGCACGGCGATCACCAACTACCTGCGAGGAGACAGCTCCAATGAGTTTGGTAACGGGGGAGCCTTCAGCTTCCGCCTGCGCAGCGGTCCGCTGGGTGATATTGTTCACTCCTCTCCCCAATACGTGAAGGTGCCCAATATCCCCTATCCTGACGCCATTGGCAGTTCCAGCAAGCTTTACAGCAGCTTCCGCACCGCCAACCTGAGCCGCCAGGCGATGGTCTATGTGGGTGCCAACGATGGCATGATGCACGCCTTTAATGCCGATACCGGTGAAGAGAAGCTGGCGTTTGTCCCCAACAGCGCCTATAGCAAGCTCAGAAAGCTGGCCAGGCAGGACTACTCCCATGAATATATTGTCGACGGTACCCCTACGATTGTGGATATGTACTTTGCCTCCGCCAGCCGCTGGAAAACGGTGCTGGCGGCCGGCATGGGGGGCGGTGGACGCGCCATCTTTGCCCTGGATGTAACCGACCCCGCCGCGTTCAGTGAGGCCAATGCGGCCAGCCTGTTCCTGTGGGAGTTCACCGATAACGACCTCGGTCTCACCTACAGCCAGCCCCAGCTGGTGAAACTGAATAACGGCAAATGGGCGGCCATTTTTGGTAATGGCTACAACGCCACCGGTACCGATACCGCGATGCTCTTTATTGTGGATGTGGAGACCGGTGCCCTGATCAAGAAGATCGATACCGGTGTCGGTAACAGTACCGACACCAACGGCTTGTCCACACCCAACGTGGTGGACGATAACGGTGATTTTGTCGCCGATTACGTCTACGCCGGTGATCTGCAGGGCAACCTGTGGAAGTTCGACCTCACCGGCAGCAATGCGGCCAACTGGGATGTGGCGATCAAGGTGGGTGGGGTGTCCACCCCGCTTTATCGTGCCATCAATGTTAACAGCGAGAAGCGTCCCATCATGGCGCAACCCGTGGTGAATATTCATCCGCTGGGTAAGCAGTTTGGCTATATGGTCTATTTCGGGACCGGCAAGTTTATCGAAACCAGCGATGCCACCAACACTACCCAACCGATCGAGGGCTTTTATGCCATCGCCGACCGTAAGGCGGCCGGCAGCTTTGTCCATGAGCCTATCGCTCGCAACAACCTGCTGCAGCAGTTTATCACCGAGGAGGACGAAAATGACTTCTACAACGTAGTGGTGGAGCGGGACAGCAACAATAACGTGATTGAAACCAATGGCACCGATGCCAATGGTAATGCAGCGGTCTATGTGTCTGTGTTTAACAAGGGAACCCAGCAGTTTGAGAACAGGACCAAGAGCGAGCTGGCGCTGAACGGGCAGATGTACACCGAGGATTTCCGCCTCAGTACCCGGAATCAGATCACCTACTACAACGCCAATGGTACCGCCAATCACAAGGGGTGGTTTATCGACCTCTGTGTGGATTGTTATGACGTTAATACAGGCAACCTTAAGGCCAGCTACGATAACCAGGCCGAAAAGCAGACGGTAACCGCCTCCTATTTCGACGGCGTCATTACCTTCAACACCACGGTCCCCTCAACGGTTGAGTGTGCCGGTGGGGGCAGTGGGTGGATCATGAAGCTGAACGCCACCAGCGGTGCGCGCCTGAACACCTCACCCTTCGACTTCAACAAGGATGGGTTGTTCGATAACAAGGACCTGATCGGCTTGATTGCGGCGTCGGGCGCTAAGATCGATGGCGTGCCCACCTCCTCGACCCGGGTGGGAGACTACGAACTGACGGTCAGCTCCGACAGCGAAATAGAAGCGAACAAGACACTGGATACCTCCACCCCGTTGGGCCGCTACAAGTGGCGCCGGCTGATCGAAGAGTAAGGGTGGATAAGGAGTATTGTGATGAAATCTCAAATTATGGTTGGACTGGTTGCCCTGCTTCTACCCCTGATGGGGCAGGCGCAGGGGGATTTTTACGGCACCCTCTATCTTGATAACGAGCTGCCCGAACTGGTGATTGAGGATCGTCGCCATAATATGGCACCGATTCGGGTAAAAACGGCGAATGTCCAAGCCTACAGCCTGGATAACCGCGCCATACCCGTTGAGTGGCTGGAGAACGGCGACCCGGTCAGCTACAAGTACAACAGCTATACCCAACGCCTGAAGCTCTGGGTAGACTTGGTGGCACTTGAGCGTATTGAGGATTAACCTGTGAACTCCATAAAGCCGCTTGGATTTACCCTGATTGAGCTGATCATTGTGGTGGCGATAACCGCTATTCTTGCAGTGATTGCTATACCCGCCTACCAGAACACTGTTTACAAGGGACACAGGGCGGAGGCCAAGGCGGCACTGACCGAGATCGCTTCAATTCAGGAACGAATCTTTACCGAGACCCGCACCTACGTGAATAACGCCGGGCGGGGCCGCTTTAACCTCGACGCCAACTTCGATACCGAAAATGGCTATTACCGCATTACGGTCGCCAATGCGGGTTGCACCGTCAATGTGGCTGGCGCCTTTGTCGACTACGATGGCAACGGTACCGACGATTCCGATGACCTCTTTACCTGCTTCACCGCGACGGCTACGGCCAGGGGCGCCCAAGCCAACGACACCGCCTGTACCAGCTTATCCATCGACCAGAACGGCACCAAAACAGCAACCGGTACCGATGCAGCTAACTGCTGGTAGCCGTCGGTTCAATCAAGTCAGGGCGGCAATAAGGTAACTCCTCATTGAAAGGGGGTTAAGGGGTGGTGCAGCCAAAGGAGGCGGCCAGCTGGGATGGGCTTATTCCATTGCGCGGCCGGTCATGCCGAACGCGCCCTAGCCGCGATACCACCAGCTTGCGAAACCGCTGCGTTTGTTGGCGGTCGGAGGGGCAGTAACGCAAGCTGCCGTTGGTGCCGAGGCTGAAACCCTCCCGGGAAAACTGCAGGTAGGGCTTTAGGGAGCGCCACTCCACTACGGCATTGCCCGGTTCAAGGGTTACCCAGCGCTCGATCTTTTCGTCGGCATCCACCTGCTCGTTACGGTTGGGGTCGGCAAACAGGATCAGGGGTTGCCTCCAGTCATCACTGCAGTGCACAAAGTCGGCGCTTGGGCAGAGGGTTACTGTGGTGGTGTTCATAATCGCCAGTTGACGTGCGCTTTTGACCACCAGCCTCAGGGTGCTGAGGGTGGCTCTCATTCGTTGCCCCTCAATGACCTCTCCCAGGGTCGGCACTGCCAGTGTGGCGACCACCCCCACAACAGCGCAGACGCAGGCAAGCTCCACCAGTGTCGCCCCCCGTTGTTTCCAATTCATGATAATCTCCCTCTGTTTTCGGGCGGCCCACCTCCCTGTGGGGCGCTTGTTTCACCCTCTTCCATTAACAGGAGTCCCGAGTGAGCGACACACTGATCGTGGGTGCCGGGGTCATCGGCTTGATGCTGGCGCGTTCGCTGGCCCAACAGGGACAGCGGGTTACCCTGTTGGACCGCCAGGCATTGGGCCGCGGCGCCAGTTGGGCGGGGGGAGGGATCGTCTCTCCCCTCTACCCCTGGCGCTATCCGGACGCGGTTACCCGGTTAGCCAGCTGGTCGCAGGGCTTTTACCCCCAGCTGAGCGCAGAGCTTAACCACCAAACCCACATCGACCCCCAGTACCGCCAGCAGGGGCTGCTGATGCTGGAGATTGATGATGAGGCCCAGGCGCTGGCGTGGTCTGCCCGCTATGGGCGTGAGCTGGAGCGGGTCGATGGCCACCGTGTTCGTGAGCTGGAGCCGGCACTGGGTGGCGATCGGCCTACGGGGCTATGGATGCCGACCGTGGGCAGTATCCGCAACCCCCGCCTGTTGCAGGCGCTGACTCGCTGGGTGCGGCAATCGCCGCGGATAGAGGTGTTTGAGTCCTGCGGTTTGGTAAGCCTCATTACCGAAGGGGGAGCGGTGAGCGGCGCGTTTTCCCAGCGCTTCGGTCGCCATGAGGCGGATGCGGTGGTGGTAGCGGCGGGGGCCTGGAGTGCACCCCTGTTAAGCCCCTTTGGGATCAGCTTGCCGGTTTTTCCAGTGCGGGGTCAGATGTTACTCTACCGGGCGACTCCGGGGCTGGTCCGGCGGGTGAGCCTGATCGGGAATCGTTATGTGATACCCCGTCGGGATGGGCGGGTGCTGGTCGGCAGTTCGCTGGAGTATGAGGGCTATCACTGCCACCCGACGATTGAACAACGGCGTAGCCTGGAACAGTCCGCGGAGGGGATTATTCCCGCCCTGGCGGGGTTTCCGGTAGAGCGCCACTGGGCCGGGCTGCGACCGGGCTCACCCGGAGGTATCCCCTTTATCGGCAAAGCGCCTGGGGTCGATCGCCTGTATGTGAGCGCGGGTCATTTTCGTAACGGGCTGGTGCTGGCTCCCGCCTCAACCGCGTTGATGACTTCAATGTTAACGGGGCAAGCCTGTGGTATTGATGGGGCTCCCTATGCCCTGCCACGGGACTGACCCTGACGCCAGGGTCAGCCTTATCGGCGTTTACTCCATCTCCAGTTTTTTCAGGCGATAACGGAGGGCGCGAAAACTGATGCCCAGTTGTTTGGCAGCGGCGGTCTTGTTGCCCCGGGTCTTTTCAAGGGCCTGGGTGATGGCGCTGCGCTCGATCGTTTCCATATAGGCTTCGAGGGAATCCACCCCTAAGGTGGGGAGAGGGGCGTTCTCGCTTTCAAGGGGCTGGGCGGGTTCGAGCTGGAGGTCTTCGGCGCCGATCTGTTCCTCTTCGCAGAGGGTAAAGGCCCGCTCGAGAATGTTTTCCAGCTCACGCACATTGCCGGGGAAGGGGTAACGCATCAATGCATCCAGCGCCTCCTGGTCCAGCTGGGGCGGAGTGGTGTCGCACTCCTCGGCCAGCTTGCGCAAAATGCTTTGGGCCAGCAGGGGGATATCTTCGCTGCGCTCGCGCAGGCTGGGAACCTTGAGCTCAATCACGTTGATGCGGTAGAAGAGGTCCTGACGAAACTGCTGCTCCTTGACCAGCTGCGCGAGATCCTTATGGGTGGCGCTGAGGATACGAACGTCTACCGCTATCTCCTGTTCGCTTCCCACGGGGCGCACGGACTTCTCCTGAATGGCGCGCAGCAGTTTTACCTGCATATGAAGCGGCAGGTCCGCCACCTCATCGAGGAACAGGGTGCCCCCGGTGGCGGCCTGGAAAAGCCCCGCCTTGGCAGCCGTGGCGCCGGTAAAGCTGCCTTTTGTGTGGCCAAAAAATTCGCTCTCCATCAACTCAGAGGGAATCGCGCCGCAGTTGACCGGGATAAAGGGAGCTTCTGCCCGGGGACCCTGCTCGTGGATCTTGCGGGCCACCAGCTCCTTGCCGCTGCCCGACTCGCCGCTGATATAGACCGGTGCCTGGCTGCGGGCCAGTTTACGGATCTGGGCCTGCAGTTTTGCGATGCGCGGGGACTCCCCCAGCATTGGCGTGCTCTGTTCGGGAGAGGGCTCCGTGTGACGGTTCAGCTTGAGGGCGGTGTTGACCAGGTCTCTCAGTCGATTCAGCTCTACGGGTTTGGAGACAAAATCGAAGGCGCCCGCTTTAAGGGCATCCACTGCGGTATCCATACTGCCAAAGGCGGTGATCATGGCGACCGGGGTGTCACTGCAGTATTTCTGGATGTGTTTGACCAGCTCAATGCCGTTACCATCGGGCAGCTGCATATCCGTCAGGCACAGGTCGAAGCGATTTTTTTGCAGCAAAAGACGGGCATCCTGAAGGTTTGCAGCCGAGTGGGTTTTCAGCCCCATACGACTGAGAGTGATCTCCAGCAGCTCGCGAATATCGGGCTCATCATCGACAATCAGGGCGGTGGTGTGGCTCATGGTGCTTCGATTCAATGGATGCGTTTTTCCGGGTGGGGGAAGGTGATGCGAAAACGGCAGCCTGCCTCACTTTCCAGTAGTTCCAGACTAGCATGGTTGGCTTCGCATAGCTCCCTGGAGAGATAGAGCCCGAGCCCGGTCCCGTTGGTTTCGGTGGTGTAGAACGGCTCGAACAGGTGTTCGCGAATCGCCTCGGGAACCCCGGGGCCCTGGTCAATCACATCCAGATAGGGGTGACCGGTATCGGCTTTGACGCCGGTGTGCAGGCGAAGAGTGGGATGGCCGTTTTTCATTACGCTGTAACGTAAGCCGTTTTGACACAGGTTGCTCAGGACCTGGGTGAACTGGTCCCGATCCATGCGCACCTCGATCTCTTCGCTGGCGTCGAGGTCGATGCGGGTGTCGGGCGGTCCCCCAAGGCGGTACTCCTCAATGTACTGGCGCAGCCATTGGTTCAGGGAAAACTGTTCTGTCAGGCTGGCCCGGCGGCGCGACAGCTGTAATACGTTTTCGATAATGCGATTCATGCGCCTTGAGTGGTTCTGGATGATCTCCAAAAGCCGCAGGTCGCCTTCGGGCAGGTCCGGTGACTCCTGCATCAGTTGCGCCGCGTGGCTGATGGCGCCCAGCGGGTTACGAATCTCGTGGGCAATACTGGCGGTCAGGCGGCCGAGGGAGGCGAGTTTGAGTTGCTGGGCCTGCTGCGCCAGCATCAGGGTATCGTCCAGGAACACCAGTCGGTGCCGCTGCCCTGCCATTGGCTCCAGTTCGGTAAAGTTGGCCTGGATGGTCGGAGTATTGGGGCGTACCTTAAAGGGTTCCCCGCGCAGCGTCGGGTTTTCAATCCAGTTTTGCAGCCGCTGGTTGAGTTCGGGCGAGACCAGGTTCAACGGGGCTGACTTTTGCGGGCAGTCGAGCATCTGCGCCGCCGCCTCGTTCATCAGCACGATCTGGCGGTGATCATCGACGACCAGAATGCCGGTGCGCATGCGCTGGATGATGCTGTGGTTAAGCTGCTGCAGTTGCCGGTATTGGTCCTGCTGCTCCAATCGCTGCTGTTCGCTGCGTCGCAGGCGTTCAGCCAGGCTCTGCATCACGAAGGCGCTGGCAAAAAACAGCAGCCCCAGTACACCCGCGTTGATGTGGCCCTGCATGGGGGTGTCACGCAGTACGGTGTAGTAAAGGCTGGTCCCCAGCATACCCAGGGTGGCGATGGCCGCCAGCAGGGTTCCGGCGCGGCCGGTAATGAGGACGTTTCCGGCCGCCACCGCGATAATGATCAGGTTACCCAGCACCGCGCTCTTGTTGCCGCTGAGGAAGATCAGGGTGGTCAGCAGCAGGATATCAAGGCAGCAGACGGCGAAGTAGTGGGCCCGGGTGCGCACCCGGTTGCTGACCAGCGCAACAAGGATGTTGATCAGCGCGTAGCTGACGCTGAAGACCTGGAACCGCTCCAGATGAGAAAAAGTGACCAGCTGTTGGCCGATGTCGGTGAAGGTGGCGGCCAGGAACAATATCGCCAGCAGGATGCGGTAGCCATTGTAGATGCCCAGTAGCTGCTGGTTTCGCTGTTGATTGCTGATGATCAATGGAGGCCGCTCCTCGGGCGTCGACGGGAAATAAGGGACTTGGGTGCCGACGTGTAAGCGCTATTTTACACTGCCGGTGCTTTAGCGGAAAATACACCCCCTCAAAGCCCGGCTGCCATCACAGTTGGGGCACCAATTGCCTATATTCGAGTGCACTATTTTTCATGAGTCGTCCCATTCGCATCGCTATGGCCCAGCTGAACACTTTGGTGGGCGATATACCCGGTAATACCCAACGCCTGATCGCAGCCGCTGAAGAGGCCCGTGATCGGCTCAAGGCTGACCTGATCCTGTTTCCGGAACTGGCCCTGTGCGGTTATCCCCCGGAGGATCTGCTGTTGCGCAGCAGCATGCTGGGGCGGGTGGCCCAGGGGCTCGAGCAGCTAAAGGCGGTATCGGGTATCCATATGGTGATCGGCTTGCCGGGAGAGCAGGAGGGCCGTCTCTATAACCAGGCGGTTGTGCTGCGTGACGGCGAGGTGCTGGGGCGTTACAGCAAACAGCACCTGCCCAACTACCAGGTGTTCGATGAAAAACGCTACTTTGTCGAAGGCCGTGAGACGCTGGTCGTGGATTGCCTGGGGACGCCCATGGCCATTACGGTGTGCGAGGATGTCTGGCATCCGCAACCGGTGGCCCAGGCCAGAGAGCTGGGGGCGAAGTTGATCCTCACCATCAACGCCTCCCCCTTCCACCTCGACAAGCTGCAGCAGCGCCATCAGGTGGTGGCCCAGCGCTGCGCCGAAAGTGAACTGCCGCTGGTCTATATCAACCAGGTGGGAGGGCAGGATGAGCTGGTGTTCGATGGCGCCTCCTTCGCGATGAATGCCGACGGGGTGCTGGCGGCCAGCGCGCCGGCCTACGAGGAGGGGATCTTCCTGGTGGAGTTTGACCCGGCCGCCGGTCGCCTGCTGCCGGGGGACTGTGCCGCGCCTCTGGATCGCAACGCCTCGGCCTACCAGGCGCTGGTGTGTGGGGTGCGCGATTACGTCACCAAAAATGGTTTTCGCGGCGTTGTGCTGGGGCTGTCCGGCGGTATCGACTCGGCGTTGACCCTGGCGGTGGCGGTGGATGCGCTGGGTGCCGAGCGGGTCGAAGCGGTGATGATGCCGTTCCGCTACACCTCGCAGATGAGTCTGGAGGATGCGGAGGAGGAGGCCAACACCCTCGGCGTCCGCTATTCGGTGCTGCCCATTGAACCGATGTTTGATGCCTTTATGGCCACCCTGGCACCCCAGTTTGAGGGCACTGGCCGCGACACCACCGAGGAGAATCTGCAGGCGCGCTGTCGCGGCGTGCTGCTGATGGCACTGTCGAATAAAAAGGGTTACCTGGTGCTCACCACCGGTAACAAGAGCGAGATGGCGGTCGGCTACGCCACCCTCTACGGCGATATGGCCGGCGGCTTTGATGTGCTCAAGGATGTGCCCAAGTCGATGGTGTTTGCCCTCTCCAACTACCGTAACAGCCTCTCACCGGCGATCCCCCAACGGGTGATTGATCGCCCCCCCTCCGCCGAGCTGGCCCCTGACCAGGTCGATGAGGACAGCCTGCCACCCTACGATGTGCTCGACCCCATGCTGGAGCTCTATATCGAGCAGGACCAGAGCGCGGAGGCGATCATCGCCCAGGGCTTTGAACGCGAGTCGGTTTACCGGGTGCTACGTATGGTCGATATCAATGAGTACAAACGCCGCCAGGCCGCCATCGGGGTACGGATCACCTCGCGGGGGTTTGGGCGTGACCGTCGCTATCCCGTGACCTCCGGCTGGAAGCAGGGGGATTGAGCCGGCTTACGCGCAGGCGGTGGGTGGCGGTACGCTAGCCGATGCGCCGCTATACGATGCCGATCGGCCTGCTGCTGGCCTTTACCTGTGCCCTGCTGTTTCCGCTCCCCGGACAGTGGCTCGAGCAGCTGGGGCTGGTGCAGTGGATGGTGGCCCTCATCTTCCTGATCAACGGTTACCAGACCCGGTTGCAGGCAAATTCCGCCGCGGCGGGTAGCCTGCGCCTGCTGCTGATCGGTTTCCTGGTCAATCTGCTGCTGGCCCCCTGGGTGGGCTGGTGGGTGGTGAAACTCCTGCCCCTCAGTGCCGAGGTCGCTATCGGTGTGCTGGTGATGGCGGCGGTCCCTCCCACCCTGGCGACCGGGATCGTGATGACGCGCCTCGCGCGGGGTGACGCCGGGGGGGCGATGCTGTTAACCATCAGCCTCAACCTGTTGGGCGTGTTCACCATTCCCCTGCTGCTGAGCCTGACCCTGGGCAGTGCGGAGCTGGTGGAGCTCTCCCCCTGGCCGTTGCTCTACAAACTGGCGCTGTTGGTGTTACTGCCCTTTGCCCTGGGGTTGCTGCTGCGCCGCGGCTGGGAGTCTCCGGCGCTGGCCGCCGCACTGCTCCCGCTTCTCCCCTGGGGGGTTATTCTGTCCGCGTGGATGCTGATGTCCCGCTCCCAGCACACCCTGCTGACCGTGAAGCCGCTGGAGATGGTGTGGGCGGCGGCAGCGGGGTTGCTGGTGCATCTGGTGCTGCTCGGGTGCTGCCATCGGGCGGGTAGGGCCTGGTTGGCCAGTGAGGGGCAGCGGCGGGCACTGTTGTTTACCGCTTCCCAGAAAACCCTGCCGGTCGCGATCAGCGTAATGGCCGCGCTGGCGGTTGGGCAGGGCGGAGGGGTAGCGCTTCTTAGCTGCATTCTCTACCACTTTCTGCAGCTGCTGGTGGACTCTTATCTGGCGGGTCGATTGGCCCGTTAGGCGAAACGCTGTTGCAGGTAGTGGATGATCTCCGAGGATTCGTACATCCAGCGCACCTCGCCCAGCTCGGTTTCGATGCGCAGGCAGGGGACCTTGACCTGCCCCCCCTCGGACTCCAGTTCCGCCCGGTGCAGGGGGTTGTTCCTGGCGTCCCGGGTTTCAATGTTCAGCCCCTGGCGCTTGATGGCGCGGCGCACCTTTACGCAGAAGGGGCAGGCCTGGAACTGGTAGAGCGCCAGCTTGGCGGTCTGCTGGTCCAGCACCTGCTGCTGGTCCTCGGGGCGGCGAGGGGAGCGCGGGGTAAAAATAAAATCGAGGGTCAGGATTATCCGCCCGAGAATAAAGCGTATCAGAAACATGGAAAAACTCGTGTCAGGTTAGGGTTCGTTCAGTCACTGCTGGCCGGCGGTTGTGGTGTTTCGGCCTCTCCACCACCAATCAGGTCAAAGCTGATGATGGTCCAGACCGAGGGATCAACATCGTCAAAGCGCTTGTAACCGATGAAGTTGCCCGCTTCATCCAGCGAGGGATGTTTGGGGTAGTTAAGGCGCATTACCTCGAGGGTGCTTTGTGCCTCCTCGTCCAGGCCGAGCTGGAGGTACCCCTCCACCATCACGGCCAGTGCGGCGGGTACAGCGGGGGTGCGCTGCATGTTTTCCACAACGTACTGGCCACGGTTCACAGCGGCGACATAGGCTTTACGCTTCAGGTAGTAATCCGCCACATGGATCTCGTAGAGCGACAACTGGTTGCGCAGGAAGATCATGCGCTGGCGGGCGTCGGTGGCGTATGGGCTTTCGGGAAAGCGGTTGAGCAGTTCGGCAAATTCGGTGAAGGAGTCCCGTGCCTGTCCCGGGTCCCGACGGCTCATATCGATCTCGACGTAGCGCTCCATTAAGCCCACGTCGGCGGTGTAGGAGGCTAGGCCTTTCATGTAGTAGGCGTAATCGACATTGGGGTGCTGGGGGTGCAGGCGGATAAAACGCTCGGCGGTGGCCTTGGCCGATTCGGGTTCCTGGCGCATATAGTAGGCGTAGATCAGCTCCAGCTGCGCGTGCTCTGCGTAGGAGCCGAAGGGGTAGCGCGACTCCAGTGCTCGCAGGTTATCCACGGCCTCACCGAAGTTTCTCAACTCCAGGGCCGACTGGGCCTTGCGGTAGAGTTCGGTTTCCGAGAGGTCTTCGGGGATCAGGTTTTTATCGTCCGCGGCGCAGGCGACGAGCAACAGGGCCACCAGCGGAGTTATCAGGTTGCGGAATGAGCGCATGATCTATGCTGTTCCTTGGTAAATCATCTTAGTGACAACCGCTGCAGACGATCGCCAGGAATTGGGTTGGCTTGTGTTATTATGCGCCCGGCGGTGCAGGCGGTGCGTCCTTCAGGGTGGCGCACGGGTCGGCCAGTCGGCGGACATTTAAACACAGCCGTCAATGTAAACCAAAGCTCCGGCAAACAAAAGTGGGGGCAAATAGAAGGGTTCTATGGCTGAACAGATCGAAATCAGTGCGGTGGTTCCTATGGAGATGGGCGGTCAGCGCCTCGATCGCATTGCGGCCCACTGCTTTCCCGATTATTCACGGTCTCGATTGCAGGAGTGGATTCGCGATGGCCTGCTGACCGTGGATGGACAGTCCCGCAAAACCCGCGACAAGCTGGTGGGGGGAGAGTCCCTCAAGGTTCGGGTCGAGGTGGAGGATGAGGAGCGCTGGGAGGCCCAGCCTATGGAGCTGGATATCCTCTACGAGGATGAGAGCATCCTGGTGATTAACAAACCCGCGGGACTGGTGGTTCACCCCGGCGCCGGCAACGCCGAAGGTACCTTGCTGAACGGCCTGCTGCACCACTGCCCGGATAACGCCAGCGTGCCCCGCGCCGGCATTGTGCACCGTCTCGACAAGGACACCACCGGGTTGATGGTGGTGGCCAAGACACTGGCGGCCCATACCGATCTGGTTGAGCAGTTGCAGGCCCGCAGTGTGAGTCGCGAATACGAGGCGGTGACCATCGGCGTAATGACGGCCGGTGGTACGGTCGATAAGCCGATCGGGCGACACTCGACCCAACGCACCCGCATGGCGGTGACCGCCACCGGCAAGCCGGCGGTGACCCACTACCGGGTGCTCGACAAGTTCCGCCACCATACCCATATCCGGGTCGGGTTGGAGACCGGCCGTACCCACCAGATCCGTGTGCACATGAGCCATATACACTTTCCGCTGGTGGGCGACCCCCTTTATGCGGGGCGCCTGCGCCTGCCTCCCGGTGCGACCGATGCGCTGAAAACGACGCTACAGGGCTTTCATCGGCAGGCGCTGCATGCCTGCCAGCTGGGGCTCTACCACCCTAAACGGGATGAGTACATGGAGTGGCAGGTGCCGCTGCCCGCAGACTTCCTGCACCTGCTCTCCGTGCTGGAGGAGGATCTTCGAGCCCATGCCGACTGAGTTGCTGCACGGACGTTACCTTGAGGCCTCCTGGGAGGCGCCGGCACGGGTGCGTGCGCTGGTGACGACCCGGGTTCGGGGCGATAGCCAGCCGCCCTTTGACCGCTTCAATATTGCCGACCATGTGGGCGATGACCCCCTGCAGGTGGCGCGCCAGCGTGAACGCTTGTGCCGCGAGCTTGGATTGCAGCGCCTTCCCCAGTGGTTGCGCCAGGTGCATGGGACCCAGGTGGTTAAAGCCCAACCGGATGGTATCGTGCGGGAGGCCGATGCGGTGTTCAGCGATGAACCGGGGCAGGCCTGTGTGGTGATGACTGCCGACTGTCTGCCGGTGTTTCTCTGCTCCGGGCAGGGGGATCGTGTCGCGGTCGCCCACGCCGGTTGGCGTGGGTTGCTGGCCG from Aestuariirhabdus litorea includes:
- a CDS encoding NAD+ synthase, which codes for MSRPIRIAMAQLNTLVGDIPGNTQRLIAAAEEARDRLKADLILFPELALCGYPPEDLLLRSSMLGRVAQGLEQLKAVSGIHMVIGLPGEQEGRLYNQAVVLRDGEVLGRYSKQHLPNYQVFDEKRYFVEGRETLVVDCLGTPMAITVCEDVWHPQPVAQARELGAKLILTINASPFHLDKLQQRHQVVAQRCAESELPLVYINQVGGQDELVFDGASFAMNADGVLAASAPAYEEGIFLVEFDPAAGRLLPGDCAAPLDRNASAYQALVCGVRDYVTKNGFRGVVLGLSGGIDSALTLAVAVDALGAERVEAVMMPFRYTSQMSLEDAEEEANTLGVRYSVLPIEPMFDAFMATLAPQFEGTGRDTTEENLQARCRGVLLMALSNKKGYLVLTTGNKSEMAVGYATLYGDMAGGFDVLKDVPKSMVFALSNYRNSLSPAIPQRVIDRPPSAELAPDQVDEDSLPPYDVLDPMLELYIEQDQSAEAIIAQGFERESVYRVLRMVDINEYKRRQAAIGVRITSRGFGRDRRYPVTSGWKQGD
- a CDS encoding outer membrane protein assembly factor BamD, with translation MRSFRNLITPLVALLLVACAADDKNLIPEDLSETELYRKAQSALELRNFGEAVDNLRALESRYPFGSYAEHAQLELIYAYYMRQEPESAKATAERFIRLHPQHPNVDYAYYMKGLASYTADVGLMERYVEIDMSRRDPGQARDSFTEFAELLNRFPESPYATDARQRMIFLRNQLSLYEIHVADYYLKRKAYVAAVNRGQYVVENMQRTPAVPAALAVMVEGYLQLGLDEEAQSTLEVMRLNYPKHPSLDEAGNFIGYKRFDDVDPSVWTIISFDLIGGGEAETPQPPASSD
- a CDS encoding two-component system sensor histidine kinase NtrB produces the protein MIISNQQRNQQLLGIYNGYRILLAILFLAATFTDIGQQLVTFSHLERFQVFSVSYALINILVALVSNRVRTRAHYFAVCCLDILLLTTLIFLSGNKSAVLGNLIIIAVAAGNVLITGRAGTLLAAIATLGMLGTSLYYTVLRDTPMQGHINAGVLGLLFFASAFVMQSLAERLRRSEQQRLEQQDQYRQLQQLNHSIIQRMRTGILVVDDHRQIVLMNEAAAQMLDCPQKSAPLNLVSPELNQRLQNWIENPTLRGEPFKVRPNTPTIQANFTELEPMAGQRHRLVFLDDTLMLAQQAQQLKLASLGRLTASIAHEIRNPLGAISHAAQLMQESPDLPEGDLRLLEIIQNHSRRMNRIIENVLQLSRRRASLTEQFSLNQWLRQYIEEYRLGGPPDTRIDLDASEEIEVRMDRDQFTQVLSNLCQNGLRYSVMKNGHPTLRLHTGVKADTGHPYLDVIDQGPGVPEAIREHLFEPFYTTETNGTGLGLYLSRELCEANHASLELLESEAGCRFRITFPHPEKRIH
- a CDS encoding glutaredoxin family protein, with the translated sequence MFLIRFILGRIILTLDFIFTPRSPRRPEDQQQVLDQQTAKLALYQFQACPFCVKVRRAIKRQGLNIETRDARNNPLHRAELESEGGQVKVPCLRIETELGEVRWMYESSEIIHYLQQRFA
- a CDS encoding bile acid:sodium symporter: MRRYTMPIGLLLAFTCALLFPLPGQWLEQLGLVQWMVALIFLINGYQTRLQANSAAAGSLRLLLIGFLVNLLLAPWVGWWVVKLLPLSAEVAIGVLVMAAVPPTLATGIVMTRLARGDAGGAMLLTISLNLLGVFTIPLLLSLTLGSAELVELSPWPLLYKLALLVLLPFALGLLLRRGWESPALAAALLPLLPWGVILSAWMLMSRSQHTLLTVKPLEMVWAAAAGLLVHLVLLGCCHRAGRAWLASEGQRRALLFTASQKTLPVAISVMAALAVGQGGGVALLSCILYHFLQLLVDSYLAGRLAR
- a CDS encoding sigma-54-dependent transcriptional regulator, with the protein product MSHTTALIVDDEPDIRELLEITLSRMGLKTHSAANLQDARLLLQKNRFDLCLTDMQLPDGNGIELVKHIQKYCSDTPVAMITAFGSMDTAVDALKAGAFDFVSKPVELNRLRDLVNTALKLNRHTEPSPEQSTPMLGESPRIAKLQAQIRKLARSQAPVYISGESGSGKELVARKIHEQGPRAEAPFIPVNCGAIPSELMESEFFGHTKGSFTGATAAKAGLFQAATGGTLFLDEVADLPLHMQVKLLRAIQEKSVRPVGSEQEIAVDVRILSATHKDLAQLVKEQQFRQDLFYRINVIELKVPSLRERSEDIPLLAQSILRKLAEECDTTPPQLDQEALDALMRYPFPGNVRELENILERAFTLCEEEQIGAEDLQLEPAQPLESENAPLPTLGVDSLEAYMETIERSAITQALEKTRGNKTAAAKQLGISFRALRYRLKKLEME